Proteins encoded within one genomic window of Puniceicoccaceae bacterium:
- a CDS encoding Ig-like domain-containing protein yields the protein MKAVFFRSFSCLLFCLAALRSHGDLLVQAPTSATAGVEVELEYFSSHTLPPDGQFHQAVVILDEQVIAQGSDPSGTLHLEFPTPGSIRFEVRVYGVDGSMLDSVERSISVFGLAMIEPADQTLAGLGSRLYLGASAIFQDRWVDAVEFEFRREGESTYRRIAGSRDSTAPYSVLYEPPSSGLWQIRARAMHPHGQSTVSQPITLQVVSSDFHEPASVTILDPSPGGSVQAGIVQWVNVDTSSRSGVVRGVTLFVDGQRVDSSEPMDVTFPFRFEWTPLRPGPHTLVAIVTDQYGMRWASEPVEVMATDDRPHAELLVPRERATYPAGSQIPLIALAAGQGGGRERVGLLEFRVNGNVIAHTEGSQTQDGPFSANWTPAFPGTYFLQVRVVDSVTGASYQSSGVEVIITEANPPATAILNPSHGSFWEAGDVVRLRASATAGQGLVESVSFWINQVQIGHGVHAQGAYELDYQFEASGLYHITARVQSTNGQVTDSIPVSVTVTSMRGVRPTVELEQPTPNSIFQTGDTIQLVARANDTDGNVRQVEFFANRRPLGDPVTSYPFVVDDYSFGSAGHYRFAAVAVDDQGNRSERAEVTVQVKDPQWQRPTISIRHPVHEAVFEVGDTLYMEVDAQDADGVVQQVHFEINGARHGEIDESYPFQSEFFTIATPGIYRMVAIAVDDQGYLSVPAELTVYAVPPEQVEGSQFDPLERDRDFLTQLYLDFFLRGPTDAEMNRYLEFLEFGSMDRAEVAAALSENREFENLLHSQNAYQAIFEEWPSPQDFAEMLRTDETAEAQLNPTHSAGTSFERATVIDVDSGMISGVLEHAGISHYYSFQLDQESVVTLYSSGPLDTIGTLFNNERMQLNRDDDSGTFFNFAMQHVLSPGVYYLSVAGWGAQTGSYTLHFQMGQGSIDLPQSSEVSHADLHATISRLYESDRFRNRFGELPVLESDTQRRKHFQHLFTNRFGKEPTLQQTVQASNRLLESSNLAAFTAAFVRNDRIGMQDYIYDLPDVSSRDDAAFLVRALLKQQPDTDSMEPLLNLDFKSKVEAIFSSPAYRERFRVDSESEALLVPHRFEQTPAPFEMPQYGSQLVIESGDPVLSENPFHHLPENEAGWKWVDWLGWISDANYPMLFHSDLGWIHIRPLQPDALWVWHEQLDWSYFAAGIFPRVYRYSDEKWLELIPGEHPGDFDIKPLEPTQGSESN from the coding sequence ATGAAAGCTGTCTTTTTCCGATCCTTTTCCTGTTTGTTGTTTTGCCTGGCTGCTCTTCGCTCCCATGGCGACCTGCTGGTGCAAGCACCCACTTCTGCCACTGCCGGAGTCGAGGTCGAGCTGGAATATTTCTCAAGTCATACGCTGCCTCCAGATGGCCAGTTTCACCAGGCCGTTGTCATACTGGATGAGCAAGTCATTGCGCAGGGATCAGACCCATCAGGAACGCTCCATTTGGAATTCCCAACTCCGGGATCCATTCGTTTTGAAGTCAGAGTTTATGGAGTAGATGGTTCAATGCTGGATTCCGTCGAACGATCCATTTCAGTGTTTGGTCTCGCGATGATTGAGCCTGCGGACCAAACCTTAGCGGGCTTGGGCAGTCGACTCTACCTGGGGGCATCAGCGATTTTTCAAGATCGCTGGGTCGACGCTGTGGAATTCGAATTTCGAAGGGAGGGAGAAAGCACTTATCGCAGGATCGCAGGTTCCCGCGACTCGACGGCTCCATACAGTGTGCTATACGAGCCACCTTCGAGCGGACTCTGGCAAATCCGGGCCAGGGCAATGCATCCGCATGGGCAGAGTACCGTTTCCCAGCCGATCACACTGCAAGTGGTCAGCAGTGATTTTCATGAACCTGCCAGTGTGACGATTCTCGACCCCTCTCCGGGTGGAAGTGTGCAGGCCGGAATTGTGCAATGGGTGAATGTTGACACCTCCAGTCGAAGCGGAGTGGTCCGAGGGGTTACTCTGTTTGTCGACGGGCAGCGGGTTGACTCATCCGAACCGATGGATGTGACATTTCCCTTTCGATTTGAATGGACACCCTTGCGACCGGGACCGCACACATTGGTGGCCATTGTCACGGATCAGTATGGGATGCGTTGGGCCTCGGAGCCAGTAGAGGTGATGGCAACAGATGACCGTCCGCATGCAGAACTGCTGGTTCCCCGAGAGCGTGCCACCTATCCGGCAGGTTCCCAGATTCCCCTCATCGCTCTTGCTGCAGGGCAGGGTGGTGGGCGGGAGCGCGTCGGATTGCTGGAGTTTCGCGTCAATGGAAATGTCATCGCTCATACAGAAGGGAGTCAAACTCAAGACGGCCCCTTCAGCGCGAACTGGACACCTGCCTTTCCCGGAACTTACTTTCTCCAGGTTCGCGTTGTGGACAGTGTGACTGGAGCCAGCTACCAGAGTTCTGGGGTCGAGGTGATCATCACGGAGGCAAATCCTCCTGCTACGGCCATTCTGAACCCGTCCCACGGTTCATTTTGGGAAGCGGGGGATGTCGTTCGCTTGCGTGCCAGCGCGACCGCCGGACAGGGGTTGGTTGAGTCCGTCAGTTTTTGGATCAATCAGGTTCAGATTGGGCACGGAGTGCATGCGCAGGGAGCTTATGAGTTGGATTATCAATTCGAAGCGAGCGGACTTTATCACATCACAGCACGCGTCCAAAGCACCAACGGGCAGGTGACAGATTCCATCCCCGTTTCCGTGACGGTTACTTCGATGCGAGGAGTGCGACCCACCGTGGAGCTTGAACAACCGACACCAAACTCCATTTTTCAAACGGGCGACACGATTCAGTTGGTTGCCCGCGCAAATGACACCGATGGAAACGTGCGACAAGTGGAGTTTTTTGCAAACCGCAGGCCCTTGGGAGACCCGGTGACGTCTTATCCATTTGTCGTGGATGATTACAGCTTTGGGAGCGCGGGCCACTATCGCTTTGCAGCGGTTGCAGTGGATGATCAGGGGAACCGCTCCGAACGTGCAGAAGTGACCGTGCAAGTAAAGGACCCACAGTGGCAGCGTCCGACCATCTCCATTCGACATCCCGTGCATGAAGCTGTCTTTGAGGTTGGTGACACCTTGTATATGGAAGTGGACGCGCAGGATGCGGACGGTGTCGTACAGCAGGTGCATTTTGAGATCAATGGAGCAAGACATGGCGAAATTGATGAAAGCTATCCCTTTCAGTCGGAGTTCTTCACGATTGCGACTCCGGGCATCTATCGCATGGTAGCCATTGCGGTTGATGACCAGGGATACCTGTCAGTCCCAGCTGAGCTGACGGTCTATGCAGTTCCACCTGAGCAAGTGGAGGGATCGCAATTTGATCCCCTGGAACGGGATCGGGATTTTCTCACCCAGCTCTACCTGGATTTTTTTCTTCGAGGACCAACGGATGCCGAGATGAATCGATATCTGGAATTCTTGGAGTTTGGCAGTATGGATCGAGCAGAGGTGGCCGCAGCTCTATCGGAAAACCGGGAATTTGAGAACTTGCTTCACTCTCAAAACGCCTATCAGGCAATCTTCGAAGAATGGCCCTCTCCTCAGGACTTTGCAGAGATGCTGCGCACCGATGAGACTGCTGAGGCACAGTTGAATCCAACGCACTCTGCAGGAACCAGCTTTGAGCGTGCCACTGTGATCGATGTGGATTCAGGAATGATTTCGGGTGTGCTGGAGCATGCGGGAATTTCGCATTATTATAGTTTTCAGTTGGATCAGGAAAGCGTCGTCACGCTTTACAGTTCCGGGCCACTCGATACGATTGGCACATTGTTCAACAATGAGCGCATGCAATTGAACCGGGATGATGATTCCGGAACTTTTTTCAATTTTGCAATGCAGCACGTACTTTCACCCGGAGTCTATTACCTGTCGGTGGCAGGCTGGGGTGCACAGACGGGTTCCTATACACTTCATTTCCAAATGGGGCAGGGAAGCATTGATCTGCCACAAAGCAGTGAGGTGTCTCATGCGGATTTGCATGCAACGATCAGCAGACTCTACGAAAGTGATCGCTTTCGCAATCGATTCGGAGAACTACCCGTGCTGGAATCAGATACGCAGCGGAGAAAACATTTTCAGCACCTGTTCACAAACCGATTTGGTAAAGAACCCACTCTCCAGCAAACCGTACAGGCAAGCAATCGTTTGCTGGAGTCCAGCAACCTTGCGGCATTCACAGCAGCATTTGTCCGAAATGATCGCATCGGGATGCAAGACTACATCTACGATTTACCGGATGTTTCAAGTCGCGACGATGCAGCCTTTTTGGTCCGGGCTTTGCTGAAGCAACAACCGGACACGGACAGCATGGAACCGTTGCTGAATCTCGATTTCAAATCCAAAGTCGAGGCCATCTTTTCCTCTCCGGCGTATCGGGAGCGCTTTCGGGTTGATTCAGAATCCGAAGCTTTGCTCGTCCCTCATCGGTTCGAGCAAACCCCAGCTCCATTCGAGATGCCACAGTATGGGAGTCAGCTGGTGATCGAATCCGGAGATCCTGTGCTTTCCGAAAATCCATTTCATCATCTTCCTGAAAACGAGGCGGGATGGAAATGGGTGGATTGGCTTGGGTGGATCAGTGATGCAAACTATCCGATGCTCTTTCACTCGGACTTGGGATGGATCCACATTCGCCCACTGC
- a CDS encoding tetratricopeptide repeat protein gives MNDHHFLRFALILFLLLAGNVLGSPVTIEQPSDSEKIQTIAKVMRLRDQGAMVEAAELLNAYKARYPEDRSLHVLHDSISPVHSDEPQAFSPDAVSELLEEVIAVERENADSTPMPRAARTVRHEPAEQEFSGNAQLSPAGEALLRKGRFQYLGGDFEGALSTFQELERRFPDHPDAKMFQLRIQQSLAENAFLNREKTRQEMLNEVDRSWQRPRIFSPEGNRLDGETRVNPLIAKIRQIKIPRVNFSNIELTAVIETLSELSVEFDRVETDPTRKGVNIVPLFDPNTRSNPRVSISLRNLSLEKILQFVTQQVNFQFDIVDEAILVQPTDGPDGAANLLTEFFPVSRATVIRLTGGAGSLGNASVPDNPFDSASVSGDTTPSSEEESTLRGFFQRAGVEFQGIRGASLAFDGTQLIVTQTSRNLERMRNILRRYEKTRQVEIEAKFLEVQQQDLDELGFQWMVNGAGTPVFDSSGNPVMGETGKPVEHYDVQAGSQNRSLAEAFALNQSSQGIRITAPNFVGGQLNTEFNAPTIPQALDFAQSISGGILNAVNILGETEIGVIIRALSRKEGSDLLSAPRLTVLSGKTANITVAQEMRYPERYSDIRAEVSSSVASATSAGGGGGAVAITAGTPHDFVVRNVGVEMEVTPTVEDNDNISLLLQPKVTEFEGFVEYGGPSVAISGDLTATVPSGFYQPIFSTRSVKTEVTIYDGATVVIGGLTREEIKFVDDKVPLLGDLPWLGRLFRSEGNTSRKRNLLIFVTANLIGPGGGAIKQAFPSVDANAMYQNPTVHTPGGGVNRASAEPEPQ, from the coding sequence ATGAATGACCATCACTTCCTCCGTTTCGCATTGATCCTTTTCCTGCTGCTGGCTGGCAATGTGCTCGGTTCGCCTGTTACAATAGAGCAACCCTCCGATTCGGAAAAAATTCAAACCATTGCCAAGGTCATGCGATTGCGTGATCAAGGAGCAATGGTTGAGGCTGCAGAACTGCTGAACGCCTACAAAGCGCGCTATCCGGAAGACAGGAGTCTGCATGTATTGCACGATTCGATTAGTCCTGTTCATTCGGATGAACCGCAAGCGTTTTCGCCGGATGCCGTCAGTGAGCTTCTGGAAGAGGTCATCGCTGTTGAAAGGGAAAATGCTGACTCCACTCCGATGCCCCGAGCAGCACGAACAGTACGGCATGAACCAGCGGAGCAAGAATTTTCTGGTAATGCGCAGTTGAGTCCTGCGGGTGAAGCACTGCTGCGAAAGGGCAGGTTTCAGTATCTGGGTGGAGATTTTGAAGGAGCCCTGAGCACGTTTCAGGAACTGGAACGCCGCTTCCCGGATCACCCAGACGCGAAAATGTTTCAACTCAGAATTCAGCAATCCCTTGCTGAGAATGCATTCCTAAATCGTGAAAAGACCCGACAGGAAATGCTGAATGAAGTGGATCGCTCCTGGCAGCGCCCACGGATTTTTTCTCCCGAAGGAAATCGGCTCGATGGGGAAACCCGAGTGAATCCTCTGATTGCCAAGATTCGGCAAATCAAGATTCCAAGGGTGAATTTTTCCAATATCGAATTGACCGCAGTGATTGAAACCTTGTCTGAACTGTCCGTGGAGTTTGACCGTGTGGAAACTGATCCCACGCGCAAGGGTGTGAATATTGTGCCGCTCTTTGATCCAAACACACGCAGCAATCCGCGCGTGAGCATCAGTCTGCGGAACCTGTCGCTGGAAAAGATTTTACAGTTTGTCACCCAACAAGTGAATTTTCAGTTTGATATTGTGGATGAGGCGATCCTTGTGCAGCCGACTGACGGACCCGATGGAGCGGCCAATCTGTTGACCGAGTTTTTCCCGGTTTCACGGGCGACAGTCATTCGATTGACCGGTGGGGCAGGCAGCCTGGGCAATGCGTCTGTGCCGGATAATCCATTTGATTCCGCTTCGGTGAGCGGAGACACGACTCCAAGTAGTGAGGAGGAATCCACCCTTCGCGGATTTTTTCAGCGTGCGGGAGTGGAATTCCAGGGAATACGTGGGGCGAGCCTGGCCTTTGATGGAACGCAGTTGATCGTCACGCAAACCTCTCGTAATCTTGAACGCATGCGCAATATTTTGCGTCGTTACGAAAAAACCCGACAAGTGGAAATTGAAGCGAAATTCTTGGAAGTGCAGCAGCAGGATTTGGATGAGCTGGGATTTCAGTGGATGGTCAATGGCGCAGGCACCCCGGTTTTTGATTCATCTGGAAATCCGGTAATGGGGGAAACTGGTAAACCCGTCGAGCACTACGACGTGCAGGCTGGAAGCCAAAACCGCTCACTCGCCGAAGCATTTGCGCTCAATCAGAGTTCCCAGGGGATTCGCATCACGGCCCCAAATTTTGTGGGTGGACAGCTGAATACCGAGTTTAATGCTCCCACGATTCCTCAGGCTCTGGATTTTGCCCAATCCATTTCAGGTGGCATCCTCAATGCAGTGAACATTCTGGGTGAAACCGAGATTGGTGTCATCATTCGTGCGCTCTCGCGCAAGGAGGGCAGCGATCTTCTCAGTGCGCCCCGACTGACAGTGCTCTCGGGCAAAACTGCGAACATCACCGTCGCACAGGAGATGCGCTACCCAGAGCGGTACAGCGACATTCGGGCAGAGGTTTCGAGCAGTGTGGCATCGGCAACCAGCGCTGGCGGAGGTGGAGGTGCGGTAGCGATTACGGCAGGCACACCCCATGATTTTGTCGTGCGAAATGTGGGCGTTGAAATGGAGGTGACGCCAACGGTGGAAGACAACGACAACATCAGCCTGCTCTTGCAGCCAAAGGTGACCGAATTTGAGGGATTTGTGGAGTATGGAGGACCGTCTGTTGCGATTTCCGGCGATCTGACGGCGACGGTTCCCTCTGGATTTTATCAACCCATTTTTTCTACCCGCAGCGTTAAAACTGAAGTCACTATCTATGATGGCGCAACCGTGGTGATCGGAGGGTTGACGCGGGAGGAGATCAAGTTTGTGGACGACAAAGTGCCGCTGCTGGGAGATCTTCCTTGGCTGGGGCGCCTGTTTCGATCCGAAGGCAATACCTCGCGAAAACGCAATCTACTGATCTTTGTGACAGCAAACCTTATCGGTCCTGGAGGAGGAGCGATCAAGCAGGCGTTTCCGTCAGTGGATGCCAACGCCATGTATCAAAACCCTACGGTGCACACCCCGGGTGGTGGGGTCAATCGTGCCTCAGCAGAGCCGGAACCCCAGTGA
- a CDS encoding RsmE family RNA methyltransferase, with the protein MNLILLDSAALKQKLPASDRRSIHIQQILGQACNELFVGMPGGPMGKAQVQLFASGEVGLDITWFANGEGLDSGSKALSLMVPYCRPQTCRKILRDAASLGIRRLLFFRSTKAEHSYAQSSLWRGCEWVELLRSGVEQAFTTQVPEVQLLEGGLEEAVQVLNSLEPEPNRIHKIALDNYESQLGVGEAVRTECSHFLAVGAERGWSQEEREIFRNNGFILAHMGSRVMRTETAVIAACSVISQLSGMWREDTGNSLGKAGK; encoded by the coding sequence ATGAACCTTATCCTGCTCGACAGTGCAGCGCTCAAGCAAAAACTTCCGGCCTCGGATCGCAGAAGCATTCACATCCAACAGATTCTTGGTCAGGCATGCAATGAACTGTTTGTGGGCATGCCCGGTGGACCGATGGGGAAAGCACAAGTGCAGTTGTTTGCATCGGGTGAAGTCGGACTCGACATCACGTGGTTTGCCAATGGGGAAGGTCTGGATTCAGGCTCAAAGGCGTTATCGCTGATGGTACCTTACTGTCGCCCCCAAACCTGCCGGAAAATTCTTCGTGATGCTGCGAGCCTGGGAATACGCAGGCTGTTGTTTTTTCGTTCGACCAAAGCCGAACACAGCTATGCACAAAGTTCACTTTGGCGAGGCTGTGAGTGGGTTGAACTCCTGCGTAGTGGTGTCGAACAGGCATTCACCACTCAAGTGCCGGAAGTTCAGTTATTGGAGGGTGGGCTTGAAGAGGCTGTGCAAGTGTTGAATTCCCTGGAACCAGAACCAAACCGGATCCATAAAATCGCATTGGATAACTATGAATCCCAGTTGGGAGTGGGTGAAGCCGTGAGGACAGAATGCTCTCACTTCCTTGCTGTGGGGGCTGAGCGTGGTTGGTCGCAAGAGGAACGGGAGATTTTCCGAAACAACGGGTTCATTTTGGCTCACATGGGTTCGCGTGTGATGCGCACAGAAACCGCCGTTATCGCTGCATGCAGTGTAATTTCTCAGCTGTCGGGTATGTGGAGGGAGGATACGGGTAACTCGCTAGGGAAGGCAGGGAAATAA
- a CDS encoding glycine zipper domain-containing protein, translating to MKAVANLLIVTLCGSTLMLGSGCTTTGSNAETGMVAGALIGALAGGIIGQNMEDGSNDYYQNRYYVRHRGHYHARWDDDKGGAKGALIGAAAGALIGGMIGSAQDEQERRDAEMRAEEMRLQRELAVRRAEEDAAYEAYQKRIAVSNGMAISDDEVALAEQRAREAEQRLQALRRERLEALRREQRYSDAETRRMEAEMEIERLERELSGMPDTSASGTSYHPDARI from the coding sequence ATGAAAGCAGTCGCCAATCTACTGATCGTTACCCTGTGCGGTTCCACTCTCATGCTCGGGAGCGGATGCACCACAACGGGTTCCAATGCCGAAACAGGAATGGTCGCCGGAGCCCTGATCGGTGCACTTGCCGGGGGCATCATCGGGCAAAACATGGAGGACGGAAGCAACGACTATTATCAGAATCGATATTACGTGCGGCATCGCGGCCATTACCACGCACGCTGGGATGATGACAAGGGTGGCGCAAAAGGTGCACTCATCGGAGCTGCTGCGGGTGCACTCATCGGCGGCATGATCGGTTCTGCTCAGGATGAACAAGAGCGGCGCGATGCCGAAATGCGTGCCGAGGAAATGCGTCTGCAGCGCGAGCTTGCTGTGCGCCGCGCCGAAGAGGATGCCGCCTACGAAGCTTACCAGAAACGCATAGCGGTTTCCAATGGTATGGCTATTTCCGATGATGAGGTAGCCCTCGCTGAACAGCGAGCAAGGGAAGCGGAACAACGCCTGCAAGCCCTTCGTCGGGAAAGACTGGAAGCACTGCGTCGCGAACAGCGCTACAGCGATGCCGAAACGCGACGCATGGAAGCGGAGATGGAAATCGAACGCCTTGAGCGAGAGCTGTCCGGCATGCCCGACACTTCCGCTTCGGGAACATCCTATCACCCTGACGCGCGAATCTAG
- the trpA gene encoding tryptophan synthase subunit alpha translates to MSRIRQTFEKAAGKPRFIAYICALDPDAATSLEVCRTLIKAGVDIIELGVPFSDPLADGKTNQLAAERALAAGATPDQVLDLVRSIRSFSEVPVVLYTYYNLVYNKGVENYVAAAQNAGVDGILVLDLPPEESDEMTTACKNHGIDQIFLIAPTTPESRIPLITRNASGFIYYVSREGVTGERSDVAKDLATRVAAIRKTTDLPIGIGFGISNADQVRQVALHGDAVIVGSSIVKIVEQHASDPNTMLATLEAKVRSLLEGLQ, encoded by the coding sequence ATGAGTCGGATTCGTCAAACGTTTGAAAAGGCAGCTGGAAAACCCCGCTTCATCGCCTACATTTGTGCATTGGATCCTGATGCAGCAACCTCACTTGAGGTCTGCCGCACCTTGATCAAGGCAGGTGTTGACATTATCGAACTCGGCGTGCCCTTCTCCGATCCTCTCGCCGACGGTAAAACCAATCAACTCGCTGCAGAACGCGCACTCGCTGCTGGAGCCACACCCGATCAGGTGCTCGATCTGGTTCGCTCGATCCGCAGCTTTAGTGAAGTTCCGGTCGTGCTCTATACCTACTACAATCTGGTGTATAACAAGGGTGTAGAAAACTACGTTGCCGCTGCTCAAAATGCAGGAGTGGATGGTATTCTCGTACTCGACCTGCCCCCTGAGGAATCCGACGAAATGACGACTGCCTGCAAGAACCATGGCATCGATCAAATTTTCCTGATTGCCCCGACTACCCCTGAATCGCGCATCCCTCTCATTACCCGCAACGCATCAGGATTCATTTATTACGTCTCGCGTGAAGGTGTTACGGGTGAGCGCTCCGATGTGGCCAAGGACCTCGCGACGCGTGTGGCGGCGATTCGAAAAACGACGGATCTTCCCATCGGGATTGGTTTTGGGATTTCCAATGCCGATCAGGTCCGGCAGGTTGCACTCCACGGTGACGCTGTCATTGTCGGCAGCAGTATTGTGAAAATCGTGGAACAACATGCGTCTGATCCGAATACGATGTTGGCAACGCTCGAGGCAAAGGTGCGTTCACTGCTTGAGGGATTACAGTAA
- a CDS encoding M3 family metallopeptidase, which yields MTEKHPFLSDRYEVAWSSLDVQRLQNDIEHALELAESRVRHIEQLSTEQVSYESVAHALEGCSEELDRAWSIVEHLNNVMDAPDLRKAYGEVLPKVTAFYSGICLREKLWTVVRQLAKNQTELTRLDPVRRRHVEELLKDFQECGADLPEAGRKRIAEIDHELATLTQKFSENVLDATNDWEMIIEDAAVLSEMPDVLREIARENALRKGHGTEAQPKWRFTLHAPSWGPFMKFVNDAALRKAAWQAANAVGRTDPWSNGCLIAKILSLRHEKATLLGFANFADHILQRRMAKNGTNARAFVQRMREAVTRTVPGEVKELEQFRAQQLGLDNPEPLEPWDVAFWSEKLLKAHYAFDEESLRPFFPINQVISGLFELVERVFGLRVVERAVKVGSEGPADAVEVWTESVQFYEIFDTDSGHKLGAFYTDWFPRESKRSGAWMDTLRSGCFGENGEPNELPLGIMCGNMTPGSRGKAALLTHDEVETVFHEFGHLLHELCGEVHVKSLNGISVPWDFVEVPSQIMENWCWQRESLNLFARHHETGEGIPEDLFERMCKTRNFQKGLFILRQLSFGIMDLDLHIDFASDPELGEHDLDAFVKRSTEQYRPAWKSPSIPLLHRFGHLFSGAVAYAAGYYSYQWSEVIEADAFSRFLETGVLNPETGRAFRREILAAGNRREPMESYVAFRGRKPTLEAYLARSGMEATPESAEAFGA from the coding sequence ATGACTGAAAAACATCCATTTCTTTCTGACCGATATGAGGTCGCATGGTCATCGCTGGACGTGCAGCGATTGCAGAATGACATCGAGCACGCCTTGGAACTGGCGGAATCCCGCGTCCGGCACATCGAACAATTGTCCACCGAACAGGTGAGCTATGAATCTGTCGCGCATGCGTTGGAAGGTTGCAGTGAGGAACTCGACCGGGCGTGGTCCATCGTGGAGCATCTCAATAACGTGATGGATGCTCCCGATCTTCGAAAAGCCTACGGTGAAGTGCTGCCGAAGGTGACGGCATTTTATTCAGGAATCTGTCTGCGGGAAAAACTGTGGACGGTGGTGCGGCAGTTGGCGAAAAATCAGACTGAACTGACCCGTCTGGATCCTGTCCGACGGCGGCATGTCGAAGAATTGCTGAAGGATTTTCAGGAGTGTGGAGCAGATTTGCCCGAAGCCGGAAGAAAGCGTATCGCTGAAATCGATCATGAACTGGCAACGCTGACCCAGAAGTTTTCTGAAAATGTGCTGGATGCAACCAACGACTGGGAGATGATCATCGAGGATGCCGCAGTGCTCAGCGAGATGCCCGATGTGCTGCGAGAGATTGCCCGGGAAAATGCACTGCGCAAAGGTCATGGAACCGAAGCGCAACCGAAGTGGCGTTTCACCCTCCACGCACCGTCCTGGGGGCCTTTCATGAAATTCGTTAACGATGCAGCGTTGCGCAAGGCAGCGTGGCAAGCTGCCAATGCCGTGGGCCGCACAGATCCCTGGAGCAACGGCTGTCTTATTGCAAAAATTTTGAGCTTGCGGCACGAAAAAGCAACGTTGCTGGGGTTTGCAAATTTTGCCGACCACATTCTTCAGCGGCGCATGGCCAAAAATGGGACAAACGCGCGTGCATTTGTTCAACGCATGCGGGAGGCCGTTACCCGGACAGTGCCTGGGGAGGTCAAGGAGTTGGAGCAGTTCCGCGCTCAGCAGCTGGGTCTGGACAATCCCGAACCACTCGAACCCTGGGATGTCGCGTTCTGGTCCGAAAAGTTACTGAAGGCGCATTATGCCTTTGATGAAGAATCCCTTCGTCCCTTTTTCCCCATTAATCAGGTCATTTCCGGACTGTTTGAGCTGGTGGAGCGGGTTTTTGGTCTTCGAGTGGTGGAGCGCGCGGTCAAAGTCGGAAGCGAGGGGCCTGCGGATGCCGTGGAGGTGTGGACAGAATCGGTGCAGTTTTACGAGATCTTTGATACCGACAGCGGTCACAAATTGGGTGCGTTCTACACGGACTGGTTTCCTCGGGAAAGTAAGCGAAGTGGAGCGTGGATGGATACGCTGCGTTCCGGATGTTTCGGGGAGAATGGCGAGCCGAATGAATTGCCGTTGGGCATCATGTGCGGGAACATGACTCCGGGAAGCAGGGGCAAAGCAGCCTTGCTCACGCATGACGAAGTGGAGACCGTTTTTCACGAGTTTGGACACCTGTTGCACGAGTTATGTGGGGAAGTGCATGTGAAGAGTCTGAATGGAATCTCCGTCCCTTGGGACTTTGTGGAAGTGCCTTCACAAATCATGGAGAACTGGTGCTGGCAGCGCGAAAGTTTGAACCTCTTTGCCCGTCATCATGAAACCGGTGAAGGCATACCGGAAGATCTCTTCGAGCGCATGTGCAAGACCCGTAATTTCCAGAAAGGTCTGTTTATCCTTCGCCAGCTCAGCTTTGGAATCATGGACTTGGATTTGCACATCGATTTTGCAAGTGATCCGGAACTGGGTGAGCATGATCTGGATGCGTTTGTGAAGCGTTCGACAGAGCAGTACCGGCCCGCATGGAAATCGCCTTCGATTCCGCTGCTGCATCGCTTCGGGCATCTTTTTTCAGGTGCCGTTGCGTATGCTGCAGGTTATTATTCCTACCAGTGGAGTGAAGTGATCGAAGCCGATGCGTTTTCCAGATTTCTCGAGACTGGAGTGCTCAACCCGGAAACTGGACGTGCGTTTCGCAGGGAAATTCTGGCCGCTGGCAATCGCAGGGAACCCATGGAGTCATATGTCGCTTTCCGGGGGCGCAAACCTACGCTGGAGGCCTATCTTGCCCGTTCCGGCATGGAGGCTACTCCCGAAAGTGCTGAGGCGTTTGGCGCGTAA